From Acidipropionibacterium acidipropionici, one genomic window encodes:
- a CDS encoding allantoate amidohydrolase, whose translation MITGTSSTGTIDDAELSGRDMTPARRIMARADELARHSAMDGGIERVYLSPEHAEVDALAADWMREAGLATRQDASGARVGRLEGSRPGLPALILGSHLDTVPDAGRYDGPLGVLLAIEVARRIRESGRTLPFALETYAFAEEEGVRFGATLLCSRALAGTWTEDLWDLRDADGVSLRQAFTSFGLDPARVGDAARFTADPGDSEAGEKGVVGYLEAHIEQGPLLEAADRPLGVVTTIAGARRMDITVTGEARHAGGTPYPRRRDALVGAAEAVVAIERIGRDRDVIATVGRLHVEPGGVNVVPGQVVFSLDLRAETDEKRDAAWEEIRATMTEICTRRGLELGVDQFHEARSVTCAPWLADAVAAGIRTATGSDEEPMRIWSRAGHDAMAVADMCDIAMMFIRCHDGISHAPDESVLEADVAVALDAYEAAVWKLADQYGA comes from the coding sequence ATGATCACGGGAACCTCATCGACCGGAACCATCGATGACGCCGAGCTCTCCGGGCGCGACATGACCCCCGCCCGCCGGATCATGGCGCGGGCCGACGAGCTGGCCCGCCACTCCGCCATGGACGGCGGCATCGAGAGGGTCTACCTGAGCCCCGAGCACGCCGAGGTCGACGCCCTGGCCGCCGACTGGATGCGCGAGGCCGGCCTGGCCACCAGGCAGGACGCCTCCGGAGCCCGGGTGGGGCGTCTGGAGGGGTCCCGGCCCGGGCTGCCGGCCCTGATCCTGGGCTCGCATCTGGACACCGTCCCCGACGCCGGCCGGTACGACGGGCCTCTCGGGGTGCTGCTGGCCATCGAGGTGGCCAGGCGCATCCGGGAGTCGGGTCGGACTCTGCCCTTCGCCCTGGAGACCTATGCCTTCGCCGAGGAGGAGGGGGTCCGCTTCGGCGCCACCCTGCTGTGCTCCCGGGCCCTGGCGGGCACCTGGACCGAGGACCTGTGGGATCTCCGTGACGCCGACGGGGTGTCGCTGCGACAGGCTTTCACGAGCTTCGGGCTGGACCCGGCACGGGTCGGCGATGCGGCCAGGTTCACAGCCGACCCCGGGGACTCTGAGGCCGGAGAGAAGGGCGTCGTCGGCTACCTGGAGGCCCACATCGAGCAGGGACCGCTGCTGGAGGCCGCCGACCGGCCGCTCGGCGTCGTCACCACCATCGCCGGGGCCCGCCGGATGGACATCACCGTCACCGGGGAGGCCCGCCACGCCGGCGGCACCCCCTATCCGCGACGCCGCGACGCCCTGGTCGGGGCCGCCGAGGCCGTCGTGGCGATCGAGCGGATCGGCAGGGATCGCGACGTCATCGCCACCGTCGGAAGGCTCCACGTGGAGCCCGGTGGGGTCAACGTCGTCCCCGGCCAGGTGGTATTCAGCCTCGATCTGCGGGCCGAGACCGACGAGAAGCGCGACGCCGCCTGGGAGGAGATCCGCGCCACCATGACCGAGATCTGCACCCGCCGCGGGCTGGAGCTGGGCGTCGACCAGTTCCACGAGGCGCGCTCGGTCACCTGCGCGCCATGGCTGGCCGACGCCGTCGCGGCGGGTATCCGGACCGCCACCGGATCCGATGAGGAACCGATGCGGATCTGGTCGCGGGCCGGCCACGACGCCATGGCCGTGGCGGACATGTGCGACATCGCCATGATGTTCATCCGCTGCCATGACGGCATCAGCCACGCCCCCGACGAATCGGTGCTGGAGGCCGACGTCGCGGTGGCCCTGGACGCCTACGAGGCGGCGGTCTGGAAGCTGGCGGATCAGTACGGGGCCTGA
- a CDS encoding pyridoxal-phosphate-dependent aminotransferase family protein, producing the protein MTLDQLNPPTRLLMGPGPINADPRVARATASALTGQFDPWMTATMNETMGLYRSVFSTANEQTFPVDGTSRAAIEAALVSLVSPGQKVLVAVMGRFGLLLKEIAERAGAQVVTIERPWGTVFTLDEIEEGLRTHRPDVFATVQGDTATTMNQPLEGLGQLCHRYGALCYVDATASVAGNTLLVDEWELDVVSAGLQKCLGGPSGSAPITISERAREVISSRRHVEAGITEGAEGPGERIRSNYLDLAMLMDYWGPRRLNHHTESGPMLYAARECARIIADEGIANTVERHRLHGAAMAAGLAGLGLELFGDQAHRMNNVIGVRIPDDVGGDALRAALLEDFAIEIGTSFGPLAGVVWRVGVMGYNARRDAVLTTLAALEAELRRFGHPTPAGGGLTAAMSYYQEQES; encoded by the coding sequence ATGACACTCGACCAGCTGAACCCCCCCACCCGGCTCCTCATGGGGCCCGGGCCCATCAACGCCGACCCCCGGGTCGCCCGCGCCACCGCCTCGGCCCTCACCGGCCAGTTCGACCCGTGGATGACGGCGACGATGAACGAGACCATGGGCCTGTACCGGTCGGTGTTCTCCACCGCCAACGAGCAGACCTTCCCGGTCGACGGCACCTCCCGGGCCGCCATCGAGGCCGCCCTGGTGTCCCTGGTCTCACCCGGGCAGAAAGTCCTGGTGGCCGTGATGGGCCGCTTCGGGCTCCTGCTGAAGGAGATCGCCGAGAGGGCCGGGGCGCAGGTCGTCACCATCGAACGGCCCTGGGGCACCGTCTTCACCCTCGACGAGATCGAGGAGGGACTGCGCACCCACCGCCCCGACGTCTTCGCCACCGTCCAGGGGGACACCGCCACCACCATGAACCAGCCTCTGGAGGGGCTGGGGCAGCTGTGCCACCGCTACGGGGCGCTGTGCTACGTCGACGCCACGGCGTCGGTGGCCGGCAACACCCTGCTGGTCGACGAGTGGGAGCTCGACGTCGTCTCCGCCGGGCTGCAGAAGTGCCTGGGCGGGCCGTCCGGATCGGCCCCCATCACCATCTCCGAGCGGGCGCGCGAGGTGATCTCCTCGCGGCGTCACGTGGAGGCCGGGATCACCGAGGGGGCGGAGGGCCCCGGAGAGCGGATCCGCTCCAACTATCTCGACCTGGCGATGCTGATGGACTACTGGGGCCCCAGGCGCCTCAACCACCACACCGAATCCGGCCCGATGCTCTACGCCGCCCGCGAGTGCGCCCGCATCATCGCCGACGAGGGCATCGCGAACACCGTCGAGCGGCACCGGCTGCACGGCGCGGCGATGGCCGCCGGGCTGGCGGGCCTGGGGCTGGAGCTCTTCGGCGACCAGGCCCACCGGATGAACAACGTCATCGGGGTGAGGATCCCCGACGACGTCGGCGGCGATGCGCTGCGCGCCGCCCTGCTGGAGGATTTCGCGATCGAGATCGGCACCTCCTTCGGGCCGCTGGCAGGAGTGGTCTGGCGGGTCGGGGTGATGGGCTACAACGCCCGCCGCGACGCCGTCCTGACCACCCTGGCCGCTCTGGAGGCCGAACTGCGACGCTTCGGCCACCCCACCCCGGCCGGCGGCGGCCTCACAGCCGCGATGAGCTACTACCAGGAGCAGGAGTCATGA
- a CDS encoding MurR/RpiR family transcriptional regulator → MTGELGVDRAGDEESPASPVEERIRDAFPGLSGQEQRAATTILEHLDDLATYSSADLSRLSGVSRPTLSRLYRRLGYQGFAELRAEARAARGVPIGPSRGIEAHLAQESRNIAHLGRLADGRLQAAVTSMMGATDLVIIGERNSYPVALHLREQLIQLRPRTRLLPLPGQTLAEELVGVGPGDTVVLVGLRRRAGGFDALLKFCCELHADVVLIADNSALRHAETVNHFLPCSLSSSGPFSSYASAMSLVAMIANEASAMTGPQGSRRVGLITDGYDALGEIED, encoded by the coding sequence ATGACCGGTGAACTCGGGGTCGACCGTGCTGGCGACGAGGAGTCCCCCGCCAGCCCCGTGGAGGAACGTATCCGCGACGCCTTCCCCGGTCTCTCCGGCCAGGAGCAACGCGCCGCCACCACCATCCTGGAGCACCTGGACGACCTGGCCACCTACTCCTCGGCCGACCTGTCGCGGCTCTCGGGAGTCTCCCGGCCCACCCTGTCGCGGCTGTACCGGCGACTGGGCTACCAGGGATTCGCCGAACTGCGCGCCGAGGCCCGGGCGGCCCGGGGCGTGCCGATCGGGCCCTCGCGGGGCATCGAGGCCCATCTGGCCCAGGAGTCCCGCAACATCGCCCACCTGGGACGACTGGCCGACGGACGTCTCCAGGCGGCGGTGACCAGCATGATGGGTGCCACCGATCTGGTGATCATCGGGGAGCGCAACTCCTACCCGGTGGCCCTCCACCTGCGCGAGCAGCTCATTCAGCTGAGGCCCCGGACACGGCTCCTCCCACTGCCCGGCCAGACCCTGGCCGAGGAGCTGGTCGGGGTGGGCCCCGGCGACACCGTCGTCCTGGTGGGGCTGCGGCGTCGCGCCGGCGGATTCGACGCCCTGCTGAAGTTCTGCTGCGAGCTGCACGCCGACGTCGTCCTCATCGCCGACAACTCGGCTCTGCGTCACGCCGAGACGGTGAACCACTTCCTGCCCTGCTCGCTCAGCTCCTCGGGGCCCTTCAGCTCCTACGCCTCGGCGATGAGCCTGGTGGCGATGATCGCCAACGAGGCCAGCGCGATGACGGGCCCCCAGGGGTCGCGGCGGGTCGGGCTCATCACCGACGGCTACGACGCCCTGGGCGAGATCGAGGACTGA
- the fdrA gene encoding acyl-CoA synthetase FdrA: MLTTIVQPNHYQDSVALMVLSRAVSDLPGVTKASAMMGTPANRAILADTGFDSPELATATPADLVIGIDAVDEQSCADAAARADELLADQGSAVSGAGTSRVHSLARARTLLPDANLALVSVPGVHAAAEAHRLLDAGLNVMLFSDNVSLDDEVALKSRADELGLLVMGPDCGTAAFAGVPLAFGNVCAPGPIGVVGASGTGTQEIMTQVDRLGAGISHAIGLGGRDLSALVGGRTALAALRALDADPATDVIVLVSKPPAPQVRARVEEVAQQLSTPVVTMFLGARGTGRDGNITAASTLADAAARAVELAGVASFTRPDPEKAGLVGLFTGGTLADEAGVIVSEELGLDVALNSTGPGVVLDAAPHRIIDLGDDVYTQGRPHPMIDPALRAEKITEALAEPSTAVLLLDVVIGHGSAVDPAGAIAGPIREGRERAAAQGRQVRVVASVCGTSRDEQGLDAQIGTLTDAGATVLGSNAAASRHAAALIRRARSRRQIPTPSPVPPRIADLLAGPKVVNVGLAGFAEDLAGLDVPVVQWSWAPPAGGDPRLARIVERLLAR, encoded by the coding sequence ATGCTCACCACCATCGTCCAGCCCAACCACTATCAGGACTCGGTCGCCCTGATGGTGCTCAGCCGCGCGGTCTCCGACCTGCCCGGCGTCACCAAGGCCTCGGCAATGATGGGCACCCCCGCCAACCGGGCGATCCTGGCCGACACCGGCTTCGACTCCCCCGAGCTGGCCACCGCCACCCCCGCCGACCTGGTGATCGGCATCGACGCCGTCGACGAGCAGAGCTGCGCAGACGCCGCGGCGCGGGCCGATGAGCTGCTCGCCGACCAGGGCTCGGCGGTCTCGGGCGCCGGCACCTCGCGGGTCCACAGCCTCGCCCGCGCCCGCACCCTCCTGCCGGACGCCAACCTCGCCCTGGTCTCGGTACCCGGCGTCCACGCCGCCGCCGAGGCCCACCGGCTTCTGGACGCCGGCCTCAACGTCATGCTCTTCAGCGACAACGTCTCCCTCGACGACGAGGTCGCCCTCAAGTCCCGCGCCGACGAGCTCGGGCTGCTCGTCATGGGCCCCGACTGCGGCACCGCGGCCTTCGCCGGCGTCCCGCTGGCCTTCGGAAATGTGTGCGCCCCCGGACCGATCGGCGTCGTCGGAGCCTCGGGCACCGGCACCCAGGAGATCATGACCCAGGTGGACCGCCTGGGAGCGGGCATCAGCCACGCCATCGGCCTGGGCGGGCGGGACCTGTCGGCTCTGGTGGGCGGGCGCACCGCCCTGGCGGCGCTGCGGGCTCTGGACGCCGATCCGGCCACCGACGTCATCGTCCTGGTGAGCAAGCCCCCGGCACCGCAGGTGCGTGCCCGCGTCGAGGAGGTGGCGCAGCAGCTCTCCACACCCGTCGTCACCATGTTCCTGGGAGCCCGCGGCACCGGGCGCGACGGCAATATCACCGCCGCCTCCACCCTGGCCGACGCCGCCGCACGGGCCGTCGAACTGGCCGGGGTGGCCTCCTTCACCCGCCCCGATCCCGAGAAGGCCGGCCTGGTGGGCCTGTTCACCGGCGGCACACTGGCCGACGAGGCCGGCGTCATCGTCTCCGAGGAACTCGGCCTGGACGTCGCCCTCAACAGCACCGGCCCCGGCGTCGTGCTGGACGCCGCCCCCCACCGGATCATCGATCTGGGCGACGACGTCTACACCCAGGGCCGGCCCCACCCCATGATCGATCCCGCGCTGCGCGCCGAGAAGATCACCGAGGCCCTCGCCGAACCCTCCACCGCCGTCCTGCTGCTCGACGTCGTCATCGGCCACGGCTCGGCCGTCGACCCGGCCGGGGCGATCGCCGGACCCATCCGCGAGGGCCGGGAGAGGGCCGCCGCACAGGGCCGGCAGGTCCGCGTCGTCGCCTCGGTGTGCGGCACATCCCGCGACGAGCAGGGCCTTGACGCCCAGATCGGCACCCTGACCGACGCCGGGGCAACCGTCCTGGGCAGCAATGCGGCGGCCTCCCGGCATGCCGCGGCCCTCATCCGCCGGGCCCGGTCCCGGCGTCAGATCCCCACCCCGTCCCCCGTCCCGCCGCGGATCGCCGACCTGCTGGCCGGGCCGAAGGTCGTCAACGTGGGGCTCGCAGGTTTCGCCGAGGATCTGGCGGGACTGGACGTCCCCGTGGTCCAGTGGTCCTGGGCTCCCCCGGCCGGCGGCGACCCGCGTCTGGCCCGCATCGTCGAACGCCTCCTCGCCCGCTGA
- a CDS encoding GntR family transcriptional regulator has product MDSLRDRVVAQLREMILSNELPPGTKLRERTLSERLGVSRVPVREALMALESDLLAAPARREDGSQGSGLEVTRFDRRDVAELFDAREALEPLVARLAAEHRSDDQLAELREYLDRARRAAAAGDNRAGAMANAGFHDLLVEASGSGLLVGLMAPLQTRIERLFRRTIVGRAPELADDHARMVDALADRDAATAGLLAHLHVTSTREPSLELFDDWYTNLASSGGGDEQPTLLDEESDQPDENRLSENTPTENTPIEKESH; this is encoded by the coding sequence ATGGACAGTCTTCGTGACAGGGTCGTCGCGCAACTTCGCGAGATGATCCTCAGCAATGAGCTGCCGCCGGGCACCAAGCTGCGCGAGCGCACCCTCTCGGAGCGCCTGGGGGTGTCCCGCGTGCCGGTGCGCGAGGCCCTGATGGCCCTGGAGTCCGACCTGCTCGCCGCCCCGGCCCGCCGTGAGGACGGGTCCCAGGGGTCCGGGCTGGAGGTGACGCGGTTCGACCGGCGCGACGTCGCCGAACTCTTCGACGCCCGCGAGGCCCTGGAGCCGCTCGTCGCGAGGCTGGCCGCCGAGCATCGCAGCGACGATCAGCTGGCGGAGCTGCGGGAGTACCTCGATCGGGCCCGGCGGGCCGCGGCGGCGGGGGACAACCGGGCCGGGGCGATGGCCAATGCCGGGTTCCACGATCTGCTCGTCGAGGCCTCCGGGTCCGGGCTGCTCGTGGGGCTGATGGCGCCGCTGCAGACCAGGATCGAGAGGCTCTTCCGGCGCACCATCGTGGGGCGCGCCCCGGAGCTGGCCGACGATCACGCCCGGATGGTCGACGCCCTGGCCGATCGGGACGCCGCGACGGCGGGCCTGCTGGCCCATCTGCACGTCACCTCGACCCGTGAACCGAGTCTCGAGCTCTTCGACGACTGGTATACCAACCTGGCCTCCTCGGGTGGGGGAGACGAGCAACCGACCCTGCTCGACGAGGAGTCCGACCAGCCTGATGAGAACAGGCTGAGTGAGAACACGCCGACTGAGAACACGCCGATTGAGAAGGAGTCCCACTGA
- a CDS encoding YlbE family protein yields MTHSENLTDISRTIDDFDSITDANKAVVDVMTAGQPVLVDVARAHTLIPELDTGEKVLLHAGPPIDFEHMPETIKGACIGAALFEGWASDEDAARRVVAEQVRLIPCHHVGAVGPMGGITSAHMALMKVVNTTYGNVSYSTLNEGIGKVLRFGGYDAEVIDRLGWMRDVLGPALSSALATTDGGYPLAPVMARALTMGDEMHQRNIAASALFAKDMAPLLARAGLPGDTVAEVSDFLGRTDQFFLNVAMAASKACADPARQVRAGSVVTAMCRNGYEFGIRVSGLGDRWFTAPVNTPSGLFFTGYDQSQAAPDMGDSAIMETFGLGGMSIVAAPGVTPFLGAGGFSEALATTEEMAEVVTAHNPNMPIPTWNFQGAPTGIDIRLVVQTGITPIINSGIASKHPGVGQIGAGTVRAPMGCFTRAVEALAEVYGVDVS; encoded by the coding sequence ATGACACACAGCGAGAACCTCACCGACATCTCCCGCACCATCGACGACTTCGACTCGATCACCGACGCCAACAAGGCCGTCGTCGACGTCATGACCGCCGGCCAGCCCGTCCTGGTCGACGTCGCCCGGGCCCACACCCTCATCCCCGAGCTGGACACCGGCGAGAAGGTGCTGCTGCACGCCGGCCCGCCGATCGACTTCGAGCACATGCCCGAGACCATCAAGGGGGCCTGCATCGGCGCCGCGCTGTTCGAGGGATGGGCATCCGACGAGGACGCGGCCCGCCGCGTGGTCGCCGAGCAGGTGCGCCTCATCCCCTGCCACCACGTCGGCGCGGTGGGCCCGATGGGCGGCATCACGAGTGCCCACATGGCGCTCATGAAGGTGGTCAACACCACCTACGGGAATGTCTCCTACTCCACCCTCAACGAGGGCATCGGCAAGGTGCTGCGCTTCGGCGGCTACGACGCCGAGGTGATCGACCGCCTCGGCTGGATGCGCGACGTCCTCGGCCCGGCCCTCTCGTCGGCCCTGGCGACCACCGACGGCGGCTACCCGCTCGCCCCGGTGATGGCCCGGGCACTGACCATGGGCGACGAGATGCACCAGCGCAATATCGCCGCCTCGGCGCTGTTCGCCAAGGACATGGCCCCGCTGCTGGCCCGCGCCGGGCTGCCGGGCGACACCGTCGCCGAGGTGAGCGACTTCCTGGGTCGCACCGACCAGTTCTTCCTCAATGTGGCGATGGCCGCCTCGAAGGCCTGCGCCGATCCCGCCCGGCAGGTGCGGGCCGGATCTGTCGTGACCGCCATGTGCCGCAACGGATACGAGTTCGGCATCCGGGTCTCCGGGCTGGGCGACCGCTGGTTCACCGCCCCGGTCAACACCCCGTCGGGGCTCTTCTTCACCGGCTACGACCAGTCCCAGGCCGCCCCCGACATGGGCGACTCGGCGATCATGGAGACCTTCGGACTGGGCGGGATGAGCATCGTCGCGGCCCCCGGCGTCACCCCCTTCCTGGGCGCCGGCGGCTTCTCCGAGGCACTGGCCACCACCGAGGAGATGGCCGAGGTGGTCACCGCCCACAACCCGAACATGCCCATCCCCACCTGGAACTTCCAGGGCGCCCCGACCGGCATCGACATCCGCCTGGTCGTCCAGACCGGCATCACCCCGATCATCAACTCCGGCATCGCCTCGAAGCACCCCGGCGTCGGCCAGATCGGCGCCGGCACCGTGCGCGCCCCGATGGGCTGCTTCACCCGGGCCGTGGAGGCCCTGGCCGAGGTCTACGGGGTCGACGTGTCATGA
- a CDS encoding DUF2877 domain-containing protein encodes MTATPKAPDLRIRALQVSEPVARLARRPVPRAGEVTGDLAGIYTHSVTIRIHDVAGPVLVSLAESPVDTVCQARVSSASMRRMRSADLGSPVLLRVAGHDVVATRMVPSGMPRPFEAPPSWFDSVEGDTYGRPRLERAARALATDRDADALGELCGLGIGLTPSGDDALVGLIAASTCAGLGARARRRLAGRLRAGRETGRTTETALSSLRLALAGDFSPPVLDLLRALTGAGSSAGNPPEADAVDRLAHHGHSSGADLMAGINALAAMTRTTAMSCTPEVSEEGEAS; translated from the coding sequence ATGACCGCCACCCCGAAGGCCCCGGATCTGAGGATCCGGGCGCTCCAGGTCTCCGAGCCGGTGGCGCGCCTGGCCCGGCGCCCCGTGCCCCGCGCGGGGGAGGTGACCGGAGACCTGGCCGGGATCTACACCCACTCGGTCACCATCCGGATCCATGACGTCGCCGGCCCGGTGCTGGTGAGCCTCGCCGAGTCGCCCGTCGATACCGTGTGTCAGGCCCGCGTCTCATCGGCGTCGATGCGCCGGATGCGCAGCGCAGATCTCGGCAGCCCGGTCCTGCTGCGGGTCGCCGGCCACGACGTCGTCGCCACCCGGATGGTCCCCTCGGGGATGCCCCGTCCCTTCGAGGCCCCGCCCTCCTGGTTCGACTCGGTGGAGGGAGACACCTACGGCCGGCCGCGGCTGGAGCGGGCCGCCCGGGCCCTGGCGACCGACCGCGACGCCGACGCCCTCGGCGAGCTCTGCGGTCTGGGGATCGGGCTGACCCCGTCCGGCGATGACGCCCTGGTCGGCCTGATCGCCGCCTCGACCTGCGCCGGGCTCGGCGCGCGGGCCAGACGCCGGCTGGCCGGGAGGCTGCGGGCGGGCCGGGAAACCGGACGCACCACCGAGACCGCGCTCTCAAGCCTGCGGCTGGCCCTGGCCGGGGACTTCTCACCGCCGGTGCTCGATCTCCTGAGGGCCCTCACCGGGGCCGGCTCCTCGGCCGGGAATCCGCCCGAGGCCGATGCGGTGGACCGGCTCGCCCACCACGGCCACAGCTCCGGGGCCGATCTCATGGCGGGGATCAACGCCCTCGCCGCAATGACCCGCACAACCGCCATGTCCTGCACACCAGAGGTCTCCGAAGAAGGAGAAGCGTCATGA
- the allB gene encoding allantoinase AllB, whose translation MADSFTVSAPAAVHDGHIGPATLTVTDGVITAIADTQTPGADVRIAPSDVLLPGAVDTHVHLNEPGRTEWEGFATGTRAAAAGGVTTVLDMPLNSIPPTTTPDALATKREAAAGKLSVDLGYWGGAVPQNLGHLEELWEAGVFGFKCFTLPSGVDEFEPLDAAQLRTAMTEIAGFGGLLIVHAEDARTIDAAPSPHSRAYSDFLLSRPDEAELKAIGLVIDTMRETGCRVHLLHLSSARGLDLVAAAKAEGLPLTVETCPHYLCLAAESIPDGTPEYKCCPPIRDRGNQDALWQGLTEGLIDIVVTDHSPTTRANKYASGDDLSAAWGGVAGVQVGYTAMLDAASHGVGLERIVEWMSEGPARIMGVPAKGSLTVGHDADLAVWSARPQTIDAAALKHRNPISAWHGHTFAGTITDVWLRGALLGRDPEPNGHEIFRA comes from the coding sequence ATGGCAGACAGCTTCACGGTCTCGGCCCCGGCCGCCGTCCACGACGGGCACATCGGACCGGCCACCCTCACCGTCACCGACGGCGTCATCACCGCCATCGCCGACACCCAGACCCCCGGCGCCGATGTCCGCATCGCGCCCTCCGACGTCCTGCTGCCCGGCGCGGTCGACACCCACGTCCACCTCAACGAGCCCGGCCGCACCGAATGGGAGGGCTTTGCCACCGGCACCCGCGCAGCCGCGGCGGGCGGCGTCACCACCGTGCTCGACATGCCGCTCAACTCCATCCCGCCCACCACCACACCCGACGCCCTGGCCACCAAGCGGGAGGCCGCCGCCGGGAAGCTGTCGGTCGACCTGGGCTACTGGGGAGGGGCCGTCCCCCAGAACCTCGGACACCTCGAAGAGCTCTGGGAGGCCGGCGTCTTCGGGTTCAAGTGCTTCACCCTGCCCAGCGGGGTCGACGAGTTCGAGCCCCTGGACGCCGCCCAGCTCAGGACGGCGATGACCGAGATAGCGGGCTTCGGCGGGCTGCTCATCGTCCACGCCGAGGATGCCCGCACCATCGACGCCGCCCCCTCCCCCCACTCGCGCGCCTACAGCGACTTCCTGCTGAGCCGCCCCGACGAGGCCGAACTCAAGGCCATCGGCCTGGTCATCGACACCATGCGCGAGACCGGATGCCGGGTCCACCTGCTCCACCTCTCCAGCGCCCGCGGCCTGGACCTGGTGGCCGCCGCGAAGGCCGAGGGGCTGCCGCTGACCGTCGAGACCTGCCCGCACTACCTCTGCCTGGCCGCCGAGTCGATCCCCGACGGGACTCCGGAGTACAAGTGCTGCCCGCCGATCCGCGACCGCGGCAACCAGGACGCGCTGTGGCAGGGCCTGACCGAGGGCCTCATCGACATCGTCGTCACCGACCACTCCCCCACCACCCGGGCCAACAAGTACGCCTCCGGCGACGACCTGTCGGCGGCCTGGGGCGGGGTGGCCGGCGTCCAGGTGGGTTACACCGCCATGCTGGACGCGGCATCCCACGGCGTCGGCCTTGAGCGGATCGTCGAATGGATGTCCGAGGGCCCGGCCCGGATCATGGGAGTCCCCGCCAAGGGCAGCCTGACAGTCGGCCACGACGCCGACCTGGCCGTCTGGTCGGCCCGTCCCCAGACCATCGACGCCGCCGCGCTGAAACACCGCAACCCCATCTCCGCATGGCACGGGCACACCTTCGCCGGCACCATCACCGACGTCTGGCTACGGGGAGCGCTGCTCGGCCGGGATCCAGAGCCCAACGGCCACGAGATCTTCCGCGCGTGA
- a CDS encoding sulfite exporter TauE/SafE family protein, translated as MDALQIVAMILAGAGAGLINTVVGSGSLVTYPVMVMFGLPPVSANIANTVGLVPGSIAGSWGYRRELAALRPLLLRLGAVAVVGALIGAFLLTRLPSSVFSAVVPFLILFAALLVAFQPRIAAAMKPVDGTRWHPLLIVVLLASIYGGYFSAAQGIILLGVLGLYLEAGLQEQNGLKNLLQTLVNIVAAIFFIVSGHIDWAYAGCIAVGSVVGALAGAWVARRLPAKFFRIFIVVFGVAMAIYMGWRTFS; from the coding sequence ATGGATGCTCTCCAGATCGTGGCGATGATCCTGGCAGGTGCCGGCGCGGGGCTCATCAACACCGTCGTCGGCTCGGGATCGCTGGTCACCTACCCCGTGATGGTGATGTTCGGTCTGCCGCCGGTGAGCGCCAATATCGCCAACACCGTCGGACTGGTTCCCGGTTCGATCGCGGGATCCTGGGGGTACCGGCGGGAGCTGGCGGCGCTGCGGCCGCTGCTGCTGCGGCTGGGCGCGGTGGCGGTGGTGGGGGCGCTCATCGGCGCCTTCCTGCTCACCCGGCTGCCGTCGTCGGTGTTCTCGGCGGTGGTGCCCTTCCTCATTCTCTTTGCCGCCCTGCTGGTGGCCTTCCAGCCGCGGATCGCGGCGGCCATGAAGCCGGTGGACGGCACCCGCTGGCATCCCCTGCTCATCGTGGTGCTGCTGGCCAGCATCTACGGCGGATACTTCTCGGCCGCCCAGGGGATCATCCTTCTCGGCGTGCTGGGGCTGTATCTGGAGGCAGGCCTCCAGGAGCAGAACGGTCTGAAGAATCTGCTCCAGACCCTGGTGAACATCGTCGCGGCGATCTTCTTCATCGTCTCCGGACACATCGACTGGGCCTATGCGGGATGCATCGCCGTGGGTTCGGTGGTCGGCGCCCTGGCGGGTGCCTGGGTGGCCCGGCGCCTCCCGGCGAAGTTCTTCCGGATCTTCATCGTCGTCTTCGGCGTCGCCATGGCGATCTACATGGGCTGGCGGACCTTCTCCTGA